The nucleotide sequence AAATTGTTTTGGCTGACCCGGTCATTGGTGAATGAGCCCGTAAAAACGATTGATTATCAGATCCGGCATGCTAAACGCCAGCTTAATAACATAAAAGCCAGCCTCGACTCTGCAAATAAGCAGAGCGAATCGGAAGGGGCCCTGCAGTTGATTGACCAGATTAATTACAAACATGAGCAGGCGCTGGGTCGATATGTACTGAAGCCGTATGAGGGTGGCGTCCATGTATTTAAAGCAACGAACAGGCCCTATTTCTATGGAGATTACCAGGACTTAGGCTGGAAAAGGTATGCTCTGGGTGGCGTATCAGTTTTTGATGTCCCCGGTACTCATTTATCCATGTTCACACCGCCTTACGATCAGGAATTCGCCCGGGTTCTGCAGAATGCGCTCGACACCTGTTCTGGATAACCCCAAATGGATAGGCTAAAAGGCGTATGGCCTTCTCGTTGATTACATGCAGCACCCGGCCGACGGTAGTATGGAAGGATTTGCCCGATAGCCTAGCCTTGCGCCCGGCTGAAATCGTTCTGGTGCGAATCCCGATTTCTGATCTGGAATCGGTGGTCTCAAACCTGTTTTCGCTGTTACAACCCGATGAACTGATACGTGCCAGTCGGTTCCTTCAGGAAAAGGATAGACTACGTTTTGGCATAACCCGGGCTATAACCCGGCTGCTGTTAAGCAGGATTGTTAATCAGCGTCCCTCCCAGATCCAATTTATTACGTCTGGAGCTTACACAAAACCAAGGCTTGGTAATTCTTCTGATGTGCGGTTCAACGTATCCCATTCGGGCAACTGGGCCGTGATTGCCATTGCCAGGGACAGTGAAGTAGGGGTAGACGTGGAGCAGATAAAGCCAGAACTTGCTTTTCAGGACATTGTACCAGAGACCTTCAGTACCGCAGAAAGACACTGGATTGAAACTACAAGTAATGCCCGGGAGCGCTTTTTTGTACTGTGGACGCGAAAAGAGGCTTTGTTAAAGGCTATGGGCATTGGTATTCACGAAGCGATTCCGTTACTACCGGTTCTGGATGGCAGCCACCGGACCGAAAGTGCCTTATCGGGTCTGCACGGCGACTGGCGGGTAGAAAGTTTTACGCTGGCTGTCAATTATCCCGCAACCGTAGCCTATACTTTAGTGCCCGCCCTGCCACAACTTCATTTTTTTCAGATTGATAGCCGTAATCTGCGTCAGTTAATGATTAATAATGACCTCTGAAAAATTACCGTAGTCCAGCGTAAGTCTTCAACCGATTCCACGCCCGAACTGGCAAGCTATAACGTTGTCTGAATTGACGGGCGAACAGGGCATTCTCCTGAATCTGTTCGGGTAAGGTAAACAGGCGCTGCCTGCCAGCATCCAGTGGGGTTTTATACCGATTAAAGACATTGGTGTTGGTGCCATCTGCGGAGTAAAAACCAATATTCTCAACCTTCGATACGGTCGGGTACAAGGTAGTGGCGCCTTGCCTGAACAGATGAAAGCAAAGCCGGATATCCCAGGCGTCCAGTTCACCTTCCATAGTTCTCCGTAGCATTCGCACCAGGTCATCTCCACTCTGGCTGAACGCCCTCCGCTGAGCGGCATCATTCATAAATGCATGGAAATCCTGAACGGCCCAGTCAATGGTTTGCCAGCGGTCGGCCCAGATGCCCCAGCCCCACGCGCAGTGCCGGCCAAAAAAATACCCATCTGCTTTGTAATCAGTCGGTTTTCTAAACGGGAAGGTATATCCACCAATTGAGTACACGTTTTTCTGAGCGGCATACTGAATAAGCGCCTGGTTCATGAAGTCCAGAAAGTTGGGCGCCGTCACAATGTCATCCTCCACCACTATCACCGAATCGTGACGAGCCAGCACCTCGCTTACCCCCGCTATCACCGACGCAGCACAGCCCAGATTCGCTTCCCGTATCACACGAACCACCCCCGCAAAGCCCTCGATGCCCGCCACCAGCTGGCGCACCTGCTCAACCTTGGCCACATCGGTCGGCTGGCTGGGCCCATCCACAAAGACGTAGAGCTGGCTGTAGGGGGCCAGGTGGTTGGCCTGCAGGGCCTGCAGGGTGCGTTGCAGCTCATGGGGACGCTTGTAAGCAAACAACACAATCGGGGCTAATGCAGTCAGGGGCATAGTTCAGTCAGGCAGGTTTATTGTTCAGGGTAATGTCCAGAACATTAGTCAGATTTTCCTCAAACAGCGCCAGGCGAAATCGGGTATCAAACTTTTTACGGCCAGCCGCCCGAAAAGCGTTGAGGAGTGCTTTATTCTGAGACAATAAGATGATTTTGTCGCAATAGCAGCCAATGTTAGCCGGGTCAATTATGAATCCATCCACTTTATGATCAATCATATCAGCTATGGCGCCTTCTGACGAAGCAATTGGGATGACGCCAAATTTAAAGGCTTCCTGAATGACTAATGGTGTGGTTTCCCGCTTATAGAACGTGGGGAAAATAAGTAAGTCGGCGTTCCGAAGACATTCGTCCCGGTCTTCGTCATATTTGGGACCGACTATGCTGACGTAATGCTGGAGTTGATATTGTTGAATTAAGGCCGTCAACTGCCTGATTGAAACATCAGCCTCTTTGCCTACAATGACCGCGGTGAAATCGAAATGACGATCAGCCAGCGCCTTACAGATATTAATGAACACCAGGACGCCTTTTTCAACCAGTAGATTCGACATAAACAACAGTCGCGGTTTAAACTGCTGCGTGGTTACGTCGGGGCGGCTGAAACTTGTTCCGGGCGTGCCGCTGCTGACCACAAATTTTGGCGTGGCGTATCCTTCGAACTCCGATAATAAATAAGCGGAGGTAACAACTAGGCTGGATTTGGATAACATCTGTGAAGCCAGAAACCGGTTGAAGCTGTTTTTCTGCGCTGTCACAGCTATTCCTTTTTCGTGCAGCATAACGATTCGCTTCTTGATAAACAGGCTGGCTATGAGCCAGATAATAGCTGATTTATAAAAAGCTCCACCATCCGTGCTTATTGTCATGAAGACCCCTTTAAAATTATTGGATGAGCAGCGAGCTACTACTTTCAGGCAGAGGTTGATAATCTTCCAGGTCTTTCCTAAGCTAAAACGTTGTACATCAGTTAAGTCTTTTGCCGTAATGGTATTAATGAAATCTGTATTGAATCGCTGATTTATCAGCGAACTATTTTTTATATAGCCGTTAATTAGGGAGGCCCCATGAACAGGAGGGGCTAATTGCGTTAAAAACAAGACTTTAGACGCGCTCTTCATTTTACCTTTCGGCTTTATTCGTATAGGCTAAGACGATACAAAGTGTCTTGCTGGCTCAGATTGTAAAAAATTAAGTAGTTGTTCGCTAAGGTTCGTCGTAGGCGGAATAAATACAGGATTTTATCAAGCAACTCTTAACTGCAGACTGCTTAATCGGGTTGTCAGGCGTATGAATGAGCAGCCATTACGGCATCATAAATTTTCAGGGTATTTTGTAAAATCTGTTTAGCATCATGCCGCTGCAGAGCAACCAAACGGGCCATATCCGCTATTGAACGGGCCAGCGCCGGATTATTCCATAAGGTCAGAACAGCATCGGCAATTGACTTAACATCGAGCGAGGTTAACAGGCCTGTACTGCCAGAGGTAATCAGCGAACTGACGCCACCGACGTCTGAGGCAACCACTGGCAAACCGGCAAGCTGAGCTTCGCAGATGCTGTTCGGACTATTGTCAATGTAGGAAGGATGAACCAGACAGAAGGCCTCTTCGTAAGTGGCTCTTAAGTCACTGCTGTTCAGTTGGCCCCGATGTTCCACTCGATCCAGGTTAATATTCGTTAAGCTATATGAGCGAATCAATGCGCTTAGCTGAATTTTATTCCCGGCACCGGTAATAATCAGCCGGAAATTACCCTGCTGGCTCAGCCGGTCAAACACCTGCAGCAGTTCACGAATACCTTTAATTGGGTTAAGGCCGCCCACGAACAGCAGGGCAGTAGCCTGATTGGGTCTGGGGTTTAACGGCTCGTAGAATTCATGACGAATCGGCTCCCAGTTCTGGTGAACAACAGCACCCGGGCATAACCGTAACGTATGTTCAGTATCCCAGTGCGTTCGGCAGATAAAGTGATTGATATGGGGGAGAAACTTCTTTTCGTAATAAGCCGCCACCCGCCAGGAGGCATGCCGATAGTCAATTTTCCGGGGAAGATAGTTGAGGTATTCTGTCACAATTCCCTGAACCGACAATACCGTCGGGAGTTTGGTATAAGCGCCCATAACCTGGTACTGCTGTTCAGAACCATGAATATGAAGCACATCAAAACCGTCTTCAACTTCTGCCAGATACGCCCGCATTCGCTTAATACGCTGACTGTAGCCCATCAGTAAGTCTACTTTATCGTCTGGCACTTTCAGATAGACAAACGTGACACCATTCAGCCTTATGGTTTCATCCTGGCTAATATCCGAATGGTAACTAACAACGGTCAGGCTAATATCCGGTAGGGAAGCCAGTTGGTTTGCCAGCATGGTCATCCAGGGTACCGGATGCCCCTGAAGAAATTTATAATGAGGATAAGCTCCTATCCAGAGAACGTTCATACTGTGAAATAAACAGACAACCTTGCCTTAAGATGAGTAACTCTACTATACTGACGTATCGAAATAGCTTCAGTTACAGTTTATTATTTAGTTTTTAGAACGATCACCCGCGAATGACACGTGTAACGTGGGCGTTTGCACACGAACCTTACCTGTAATTTCGGAGATTTAACCCGAATCATTTTCTTGATACATAAGAGGTAAGGTTACTTAAATAAACGACTTACCTAACTATCATACTAATCAAATATGTAATTAGAAAATGTTCTGCCAGAGTATCAATACATGATGCTCTATTCTTATAAATAATTGTAGCTAATAAACTACCCCTTAGTATATTTCATTAATCATCGAGAGAAAAAAGGGGGTACGATATGTGATTATTATTATATAAAATTAGATTATGTATTTAGTGGTATTAAGATTAAATTTTTTTAATATAAGATTAAACAATATTCAGTAATTGAGCTATATAAAAATAAGTCAACTTAATATAAATTAAAGGCAACATGCTGATTCTTTATATGTTATCATCAATATTTACGTTAATGATATTAAACTAATAACTCGTTTATTAAATGTTACTTACACTTTCATTATATATAGTTTATTTATATTTATATATTTTTGCAATCGTGACAGTTATTAGGCCTGTATTCTCCAGAGTGACGAGCTAATTCTGAAGCCCTACTTTTTTTAAGGTTGTTTCTAATTCCTGCAGTCGAATTTGTAGATTAGTAATGATCGTCTGTTCACCAATACCATAATTGTCTGTAGCTTTCAGATTGATATCAGAAGTCAGAGGAGCTGGCTTTTGGATTGGTGCAGCCCCAAAAAAGCTAAGCTGTTGTGTAAGTGCTCCCTGCTGCGCTTTAATTTTTATGCCCGCCAGGTCAACCGTAAGGTCTGAGGAGACCGGATCAATGAAAAAATTGATTGTCGAAACATACTGCGAGTTATCAACCAGATTCCAGCCGACTGGTGCGTAAAATCGATTGAGGTGCACCTGTGATCGGGTGCCTGTATTACTCTGAAGGGTATTATGTACTTTCACCAGGCCGTTACCATTTACTGGAGCGGCAGCGCCTGTCAGGTCAAATACGTTATTGGAAATGTCCCAGTCAAAGCCATAGATAATAATACCGCTGTCATATCTTAAGTCGCTCAGTTGAAACACATTGTTCCGGATCTGCGCTTTTCGGATGGGCGTTACCAGCGCGCAGACTGCGGCTCCGGTCAGACCAAAAAAACTGTTATCACTGATATCTGGGTAGGACGCATAATCAGTGAATACAGTAGGAGGAAATTCACCATGCTTACCAACTATTTCGACCCCCCGGATGAGTTTGGGAGCGAGCGTTCCATTAGCTCTACGGGCCTCTACGTAACCCAGATTTCCGGTGAACTTAACCGCGTTATTATACAATTGAGCCAGTGCCAGGGCTTCGCCCGAATCATCAAACGTATCGGACCCAATCTCTTCTGACGTTTTCTTTAGTGAAATGACCAACCGGTTGTTCGAAACGGTTCCCCGGTTCATGCCTAGTTCCAGAGGAATGCGTTCGATCGTAGCGACCAGGTTTCCCGAGACATCCGTAAAATCGCCGGTAACTGAAATGCCGAAGCCGTAATTGCGATTCGGATACAAGACAATGTTATCACTAATCTGACTTTTATTGTTGGCGCCGAAACTCATCATTTCGATTCCCATCCAGGTGCGGGCAATAAAATTGTCTTTTATCTGATAAGCAGACGCTTCCTGATCGGCCGGATTATTAAACTGCCAGGCAAAAATGCCATCTCCTGAACAATCGGTAATAAAATTTCCCTGAATGAGTAATTTTTTAGTGGTCTGGTTCAAGTGTATACCGTGGAAAAGCTCATCCGAATCTTTTTTGATGACCAGAGCGCCTGGTTGCCCAATCCGATGAATACGACAGTTAGTTATAGTGACTTCCTCGTTGAAATGGGTCTCCTTTGGGCCGCTGCCGCCCAGCATAATACCGTGTCCCCAGAAATCAATAATTTTCAGCCGATTGAGGGTGATAGCCGTAGCGTGATTCGGGAACGAATTCAGTCGAATTCCTGCCTCCAGTTCTTTGGCAATCCCGGTGATGCTAAAGTCTTCCAAAGTTAAATTGCTGCATCCAACCCCTTCAAATAGCGATTTTCCCGAAAAATCATTGCCGAACGTAAATATAGTCTTGTCCATACCCGCTCCCTTCAGGGTCAATCCACTGGCAAGCGTCGCGGTTGTTTTGAACAAAAACTGGCCGGCCGGTATAATAAGCGGGAGTTTGTAAAGCACCGCAGCCTGTTTCGCAGTCGTAAAGGCTGCGGTATTATCGGTCTTGCCATCGCCCTTAAGTCCGAACCAGCTGGCATCCATACCGCGTAAACCGGCCATCTGGCGTTTATAACGTTTGTTGGTAATCGTTACGATCGTCATTACACCGTCATGGGGAGTTGTCAGATCCGACGGGTCGTACGTAAAGATTCCTTGTTTGTTGCTATCCGTAATATAGACAGCTGGTAACGACGTAGCAGACAACCGCAGGCGCCCGGCCGAAAACAGGGTCATGGGCGGATTACTCACTTCAATAGTAGTGTCCGTCGACACTTTATTGCTAACCGTCTGTGTAACACGCCTGGAGGCAGCGGCTTTTTGCGGTTCTGAAGATTGTTGCCTGAAAAAGATATTCTCAGGCGTAAAGCGAGAGCCTGATTGTTCCGGCTTGTTATAGAAAAAAACCTGGATGCTCAAGTTGAGACTCTGCAGCTTTGTTTCCTGAAGAAGAAAAAGGCCAGGGAGATTTATGAGCAGGAAGGCAAAAACAGGCAGCGCTTTCATAGAGGGTCAGGCAAGTCGGATTATACCCAAATATAATCACCATACCTGACCAATTCATAGAGCGGTCAGTCTTCAGCTGCTTCTGAAAATCTTGAGAGCTTCTGGCTCGCTTGCTGCAATTTTCTTAAACAAGGATAGGGTGATAATCTGGCAGACCGGGTTATTTTGCCTGAAGCAAACGATTCTCAAGAGCCGCCTGTCGTTGTTTGAGTTGCTTCAGATCGCGCTGTTGCTGGCTGGTAATGGCTGATAACTGCTTATTCCGTTGGTTCAGCAGTTTATTGGCTTTTTCCAGCTGAATTAGGTAAAGCGTTATTTCTTCAATCTTTTTCAGAAGTAATGCATTCATTTGTGCTATGTCGATACCGTCTTGCACAACTTTTCCAGCCGTTGGTACGTCAGGCAGGTGCTTATGAGTTTTTACATATCGTTCAACTTCGCCCAGGGTCTTAAGTCGAAACCCTTCCTCAAAGACATAGTCCGACCAATCTGCCGTGCTTTTAATGGCTACTTTCAGCTTTTCGGTCATAATTCCATCCTGCACAAATAACCGATAGCCGGGGGGCGTTCTGGTTATGTTATTGCCAAGAATCAGGCCTTGTGAACGTATATTCCGAAGATAGTTGTTGGAAAGCATCCAGTACTGCGACACCGAATCGGGTTGCTTTGTTTTCTCCAGGCTTCCCAGTACAATATCGCCCGAGGCATTAACCGTCAGAAATCGGTCAGTTACTACAACGGGACTACTGGCAGCCGTAAGGTTGCTGACCCGTATGCCAGCGGTATTAGGCAGGCCGCCAAGGATATGCAGGCGGTTCTGTGGATTGCTCGATCCAATACCAACATTAACAGAACCGTTGCCCAGCACCATTGCGTTACTGGCACTAACAACGGCATGAGCGCCGATTGCGGTTGCATTCTCGATACCCACAAAGTTGGCATCGGCGTGATAGCCCAGGAACGTGTTCGTTGAGCCGGCTGCGTTTCCTCTGCCGGACTCAAAGCCAATGGCGGTATTGTTGGAGCCGTTTACACTTACGCCATTCCCGGCGTTATTGCCGATATAGACATTATTTTCTCCTGTCCTGGTTTGATTGCCCGCATTACGTCCCCGAAAAAAATTGCTAGAGGTGCCTGACTGCGATGATTCGCGGGGGTGGTCCGTCATCGATACTGGTGCGGTTTGGAAATCATTTGCCGACCGTTGCTTGCGAGACGCTGGCTTTTTACTGACTGCTTTGACGTTTGGGGAGGCAGGCTTACTTTTTTTCGGACCAGGCTGTTTAGTGCCTGATGGCTTATTGTTGTAAGATGTAGATGATAACTGGGAGGAAGGCTGTTTGGGTAAAGTTAACCCATCTGGTTGGGCTGTCAGCGCCTGAGCCAAAAGCAGCAGTGGCAGGATTAAGTAAATAAAGTAGTATTGTGAATAGCAATACATAATTGTTAAAGTATTAACCAGGTTTTGGCGGCATACCAGCTGGCAAATAGCTAAGCCCTTATAGGGATAAATATAATATCGGATTACATACGATATCTCTACTGCCTGAGAATAGTAGAATGAACTTTTGGTAAAGGGCTTTACCTATTCATTTCGGCGGGGCATTAGTTGCTCTGCCAGGGCCAGGGCTGCGGTTAAGTGATCAATCACCTGCTGT is from Spirosoma taeanense and encodes:
- a CDS encoding bZIP transcription factor, with the translated sequence MTDHPRESSQSGTSSNFFRGRNAGNQTRTGENNVYIGNNAGNGVSVNGSNNTAIGFESGRGNAAGSTNTFLGYHADANFVGIENATAIGAHAVVSASNAMVLGNGSVNVGIGSSNPQNRLHILGGLPNTAGIRVSNLTAASSPVVVTDRFLTVNASGDIVLGSLEKTKQPDSVSQYWMLSNNYLRNIRSQGLILGNNITRTPPGYRLFVQDGIMTEKLKVAIKSTADWSDYVFEEGFRLKTLGEVERYVKTHKHLPDVPTAGKVVQDGIDIAQMNALLLKKIEEITLYLIQLEKANKLLNQRNKQLSAITSQQQRDLKQLKQRQAALENRLLQAK
- a CDS encoding glycosyltransferase family 4 protein — its product is MTISTDGGAFYKSAIIWLIASLFIKKRIVMLHEKGIAVTAQKNSFNRFLASQMLSKSSLVVTSAYLLSEFEGYATPKFVVSSGTPGTSFSRPDVTTQQFKPRLLFMSNLLVEKGVLVFINICKALADRHFDFTAVIVGKEADVSIRQLTALIQQYQLQHYVSIVGPKYDEDRDECLRNADLLIFPTFYKRETTPLVIQEAFKFGVIPIASSEGAIADMIDHKVDGFIIDPANIGCYCDKIILLSQNKALLNAFRAAGRKKFDTRFRLALFEENLTNVLDITLNNKPA
- a CDS encoding right-handed parallel beta-helix repeat-containing protein, yielding MSTDTTIEVSNPPMTLFSAGRLRLSATSLPAVYITDSNKQGIFTYDPSDLTTPHDGVMTIVTITNKRYKRQMAGLRGMDASWFGLKGDGKTDNTAAFTTAKQAAVLYKLPLIIPAGQFLFKTTATLASGLTLKGAGMDKTIFTFGNDFSGKSLFEGVGCSNLTLEDFSITGIAKELEAGIRLNSFPNHATAITLNRLKIIDFWGHGIMLGGSGPKETHFNEEVTITNCRIHRIGQPGALVIKKDSDELFHGIHLNQTTKKLLIQGNFITDCSGDGIFAWQFNNPADQEASAYQIKDNFIARTWMGIEMMSFGANNKSQISDNIVLYPNRNYGFGISVTGDFTDVSGNLVATIERIPLELGMNRGTVSNNRLVISLKKTSEEIGSDTFDDSGEALALAQLYNNAVKFTGNLGYVEARRANGTLAPKLIRGVEIVGKHGEFPPTVFTDYASYPDISDNSFFGLTGAAVCALVTPIRKAQIRNNVFQLSDLRYDSGIIIYGFDWDISNNVFDLTGAAAPVNGNGLVKVHNTLQSNTGTRSQVHLNRFYAPVGWNLVDNSQYVSTINFFIDPVSSDLTVDLAGIKIKAQQGALTQQLSFFGAAPIQKPAPLTSDINLKATDNYGIGEQTIITNLQIRLQELETTLKKVGLQN
- a CDS encoding 4'-phosphopantetheinyl transferase family protein; this translates as MAFSLITCSTRPTVVWKDLPDSLALRPAEIVLVRIPISDLESVVSNLFSLLQPDELIRASRFLQEKDRLRFGITRAITRLLLSRIVNQRPSQIQFITSGAYTKPRLGNSSDVRFNVSHSGNWAVIAIARDSEVGVDVEQIKPELAFQDIVPETFSTAERHWIETTSNARERFFVLWTRKEALLKAMGIGIHEAIPLLPVLDGSHRTESALSGLHGDWRVESFTLAVNYPATVAYTLVPALPQLHFFQIDSRNLRQLMINNDL
- a CDS encoding glycosyltransferase family 4 protein: MNVLWIGAYPHYKFLQGHPVPWMTMLANQLASLPDISLTVVSYHSDISQDETIRLNGVTFVYLKVPDDKVDLLMGYSQRIKRMRAYLAEVEDGFDVLHIHGSEQQYQVMGAYTKLPTVLSVQGIVTEYLNYLPRKIDYRHASWRVAAYYEKKFLPHINHFICRTHWDTEHTLRLCPGAVVHQNWEPIRHEFYEPLNPRPNQATALLFVGGLNPIKGIRELLQVFDRLSQQGNFRLIITGAGNKIQLSALIRSYSLTNINLDRVEHRGQLNSSDLRATYEEAFCLVHPSYIDNSPNSICEAQLAGLPVVASDVGGVSSLITSGSTGLLTSLDVKSIADAVLTLWNNPALARSIADMARLVALQRHDAKQILQNTLKIYDAVMAAHSYA
- a CDS encoding glycosyltransferase gives rise to the protein MPLTALAPIVLFAYKRPHELQRTLQALQANHLAPYSQLYVFVDGPSQPTDVAKVEQVRQLVAGIEGFAGVVRVIREANLGCAASVIAGVSEVLARHDSVIVVEDDIVTAPNFLDFMNQALIQYAAQKNVYSIGGYTFPFRKPTDYKADGYFFGRHCAWGWGIWADRWQTIDWAVQDFHAFMNDAAQRRAFSQSGDDLVRMLRRTMEGELDAWDIRLCFHLFRQGATTLYPTVSKVENIGFYSADGTNTNVFNRYKTPLDAGRQRLFTLPEQIQENALFARQFRQRYSLPVRAWNRLKTYAGLR